In the Streptomyces sp. cg36 genome, one interval contains:
- a CDS encoding class I SAM-dependent methyltransferase: protein MASSKTAPAHRDTRGAARDAAVTAQYVDPDDADRYAASYEGSRPAARYYRSRLHVVDEALRTAPHGRLLDVGCGPGMLVRRLLDLRPGEFEITACDQSPAMIDAATAQAKGSADVQLSVARIEEMPFPDKYFDVVVAMGVLEYADADDGLREIARVVKPGGLTVVTMLNPLSPYRLVEWCLYWPLLRVLGRVEALFGVQRHAAEVSGIRAIPLARLRRMMLKRGLAPTDAVHYDVTPLVPPLDRPVRRRWDRKWHEHPEKTVSRGAGRWLGTAYLVTARRLEDV, encoded by the coding sequence ATGGCGTCTTCCAAGACGGCACCCGCACATCGTGACACCAGAGGCGCGGCGCGCGACGCCGCGGTAACCGCCCAGTACGTGGACCCCGACGACGCGGACCGCTATGCCGCGTCGTACGAGGGGTCCCGGCCGGCGGCACGGTACTACCGTTCCCGACTGCACGTCGTCGACGAGGCACTTCGCACCGCCCCGCACGGTCGTCTGCTCGACGTGGGGTGTGGCCCGGGCATGCTGGTGCGACGCCTTCTCGACCTGCGGCCCGGAGAGTTCGAGATCACCGCGTGCGACCAGTCCCCGGCGATGATCGACGCGGCAACCGCCCAGGCCAAGGGCTCCGCCGACGTCCAACTGAGTGTGGCGCGCATCGAGGAAATGCCCTTCCCCGACAAGTACTTCGACGTCGTCGTGGCGATGGGCGTCCTGGAGTACGCCGACGCCGACGACGGGCTCCGGGAGATCGCGCGCGTCGTGAAGCCCGGCGGCCTGACCGTGGTGACGATGCTCAACCCCCTCAGCCCCTACCGCCTGGTCGAATGGTGCCTGTACTGGCCCCTGCTGCGCGTGCTCGGCCGCGTCGAGGCACTCTTCGGTGTGCAGCGGCACGCCGCCGAGGTGTCCGGCATCCGGGCGATCCCCCTGGCCAGGCTCCGCCGGATGATGCTCAAGAGGGGCCTGGCCCCCACGGACGCCGTCCACTACGACGTGACACCCCTGGTGCCGCCGCTCGACCGGCCGGTGCGCCGCCGCTGGGACCGCAAGTGGCACGAACACCCCGAAAAAACCGTCAGCCGGGGCGCCGGCCGCTGGTTGGGCACGGCCTACCTGGTGACGGCGCGACGCCTGGAGGACGTGTGA
- a CDS encoding alpha/beta hydrolase family protein, whose protein sequence is MASVWYPARQTRGLPLAPWMTESALGALLADAGFPLDPALGPLTAGHLDAPVLRPGHRLPVLVYSHGAGSHRSDHTTIVQELAGNGYAVVTVDHTYDTFTEFPDGWVLTPGGIPMSPQDYAADLRFVLDCVDAIAAGRNPDADGKALPHGLLGALDARRIGAFGWSKGGTATALTMLADRRVSAGLGIDGPMQPTITTDLDRPFMMMTAEFTRAAMPDVAEFWTHLRGYRLNIQAAGAVHHTYGDDASLIPQVGRILGMTDQQIQEWIGTLDPARSLRIQQAYSLAFFDQHLRHRRRHLLDGPSRDFPEVEFIR, encoded by the coding sequence ATGGCCAGCGTCTGGTACCCGGCGCGTCAGACCAGGGGCCTGCCGCTCGCGCCCTGGATGACCGAGAGCGCGTTGGGGGCGTTGCTCGCGGACGCCGGATTCCCCCTCGACCCCGCCCTCGGCCCCCTCACCGCAGGCCACTTGGACGCGCCCGTCCTCCGGCCGGGCCATCGGCTGCCCGTCCTCGTGTACTCGCACGGCGCCGGGAGCCACCGCAGCGACCACACCACCATCGTCCAGGAACTCGCCGGCAATGGCTACGCCGTCGTCACCGTCGACCACACCTACGACACGTTCACCGAATTCCCGGACGGCTGGGTGCTCACTCCGGGCGGCATCCCGATGTCCCCGCAGGACTACGCCGCCGACCTGCGGTTCGTGCTGGACTGCGTGGACGCGATCGCGGCCGGGCGCAACCCCGACGCCGACGGCAAGGCACTGCCGCACGGACTGCTCGGCGCCCTCGACGCGCGGCGCATCGGCGCGTTCGGCTGGTCGAAGGGCGGCACCGCCACCGCGCTCACCATGCTCGCCGACCGGCGCGTCAGCGCCGGGCTCGGCATCGACGGCCCGATGCAGCCGACCATCACCACCGACCTCGACCGGCCGTTCATGATGATGACGGCGGAGTTCACCCGGGCGGCCATGCCGGACGTCGCCGAGTTCTGGACCCACTTGCGCGGCTACCGGCTCAACATCCAGGCCGCCGGGGCCGTCCACCACACCTATGGCGACGACGCGTCCCTGATCCCGCAAGTGGGCAGGATCCTCGGCATGACCGACCAGCAGATCCAGGAGTGGATCGGCACCCTGGACCCGGCACGGTCCCTACGCATCCAACAGGCGTACTCCCTCGCGTTCTTCGACCAGCACCTGCGGCACCGGCGACGGCATCTGCTCGACGGCCCGAGCAGGGACTTCCCGGAAGTGGAGTTCATCCGGTGA